Part of the Engystomops pustulosus chromosome 4, aEngPut4.maternal, whole genome shotgun sequence genome is shown below.
CAACCAGTACCGTCCTACACAATGCCACAGGAGCAGCACACTACCGTTGCCCCCCCTCCTGCTTACAGCGCAAATGTACAACCGGAACAACAAAGACCTAATGGGCGAGAAATTCTTCGAATGCTACAAGTGTATAGAAACGTCAAGCAACAGTATTTACAACTCAATCGCGAGAATAATCTTTTGAGACAGAAAATGCTAAGCTCCTCGCAGGATAATTCTGGTTCTTGCACTTTGAAACCACCACTGATTTCTACACTCCCAAATTGTGCTTTTCCTACAAATGAGACCATGGGCGGCCAAGATCCTTCACAAAATTTAACTATGCAAAACCAAGCTCCGTCTAACCTTACAAATGGTGTCACGTTATATGATAATTCTTTAAATGTTGATGTTCGGAATATGGCACAACCAGGCAATTCCTTTTCAACTCAGGCTTACCCAACTAATAATGGTGATGCACCTAATCAAAGAAGTTACAATAATTTTGATTGTGGTCAGATGAGTCTTGAAGGCAGTGCAAATTCTGCTGGACAGGCTATCGGCTCAGAGTCCTTACAAGATATGGACCCACATAAAACTTCCATGGCATCTCTACAGGGTAATAACCAACATTCTTACATATCACAAGATGGATCTTCAGTTCAAAACCTTGCACAAAGAACTACAGCGCATACAGAAAATTATAACCCTGATCAAACCACAATTTCTAGTCATTTTTATCTCAGCAAACTTTTAACATCTAGTTCCAGAGAAGCCATCAAAGCTACTTTGTCTCTCTGGAAAACAGCTCCTCAAGGATCTGCTCAGAATAAAAGTGTATATCCAGAGCCCAAAGCAAAACTTGATACTGTGGCTAATGGGCTTGATATTCAGATTTTAGATGGAATGACCTCGAGTTCTAAAAATGACCCCCCTCCAGTCTCTCTAACGCAAAAGTTGGAACATTCTGGTCTTAATGTTGCTATAGTTTCTCCACTGGTAAAGATGAAGGAAATGGCAAATGAGAGAAACCAACAGCCAAAAGTCGTTCCACAAGGTGAAGACTTGGCCAACACTGGTGTTGGTGATTTGAAAGAAAATGAACGTTTGAGTGAATTACTAAAAGCAATCAAATCTGTCAATACCGCTTCTGTTGCTGCCTCAACGAATAAACTTCCAGAAGTTCAATATGCAAGCAATACGGCATCATCGCTCTCTAGCAACATTGACCAGAACTCTACTGAagaagttgatgaaaatttgcaaaTCTCTGGCATATGTACACTTGTGGAAGGCAATTCGTTCTACGATTCTTCCATAGCAATGATGTTTGAAGGTTCTTTGCAAGCTCAAACTTGTACACAACTAGCAACTGATCCAAAGAATGAAAGTCCTCGCCAGTGTTCTCAGGAAGAGGCCGTTAAAAATGATGTTTCCCAGGCAAGTGTCGTGTCTCCTACTGAAAAAATGGTAACCGTTAAATCTCCACCTCAGGGGGAAATTATGGCTTGTGACAATATGAAAAGTGATGAGCATGAATCAAGTGGTTATTGCCTTGAATTACAATCTGAAGAGAATTTGTCATCCTCGGAGGCATTTGGTTCAGAATCCAACACTGTGTCGGACCAGCTGTCTGAGCTTTTAACGGAGTTTCCCTTTGGAATTAAAAATTACATGTCTGAAAATAAAGTTGAACGTTCTTGTGTATCCTTAGGGAAGCTCGAAGATAAATCTGAAACTCTAAAAACCTCTGGGTCCTTATCATGTGATGGTGGAAGTGACGAGTTAATTAAGGACATTAAAAAAGAGTGTGATATGGACATATCAATTGAAGAAATGGAGTCTCTGAAGACTGAGGTTATCAACCAGTCTTTGTCAAAGGTGTCTACACCGGAAGTGTTTACAGAAGAGATGACTTCAGATCAAATTGAGGAGGATGGTTTTGAGATTTGTGAAAGCCCAGATGACAGTATACAAATTACTCTATTGACTCAAGATGAAATTCCTAAGCTCTTTCCCGAGGAGTCTGATGAATCAAACGAGCAAGGTGAAGCATCTCCGGGTGAGAGCTTAACGAAAGAGTCTGATGAACCTGTTGAGGATGTTCCAGAAAGTTCCACTAAAGAGGGGTCTGACGACGAGATGGCTTCCGTTTCGGATAAGCAACTGTTCTGTTGTTTGTTCAGCTGGTTAACTCATACAAATGGGAATGCACCTAAATGCAATTGCAAGTTGACAGAATTGATTAAGCCTGAAGATTTGAAAAATTTCTCCCAGCTGTCTTCAGTGGTTAAAACTGAACCTTCACCAGAGGATCATGACCCTCCAGCGGATAGTCTCGAATCTTCTTCTCCTGTCCCTTGTAAAACCGAACTTGAAGTTGAAAGTAATGAAATTCTTCCAGCTGCTATCAAACCTCCAAAGCTTGAAACAGAGATGGAAGATAAATCTGGTCTAGGCGTTACTGGTTGTAGTCAACAAGAAGAAATTCAAGCCAAATTGGATTTGTCTGAAAAGAATCTTGAATCTCCTCAAAAAGATTTGACGATGAATGAAAGGATTGTCCAGTCAAAAAACCATTTAGAAGACCCTATAAGTAAGAATAGTGCACATTCTTTTGGTTATACATCAAAGGTTGATGGTACAAGGAAATCTGAGAAACTTATTGTCAAAACGGACTTTCTGAAAAACAAGCATTtgttaaaaatgaagaaaaaatacAAGGAATTGAAGAATTCTCGTGTAGACGAAAGTGTTGCAAAAAATAGCCAAAATAAGAAAACCACTGAAGTGGGTGAATCCGCGAACATACAGAATGTGCAAAGAATATTTGAAGGAAAAGCAAATAACGAGGCATATAAACTGCCTACTAGTACAGCTCAGCAATCGGACAGTGTGAATAAGCTCAAGTCTTACAGTGGCTCAGAGAAGTCACATTCCCGTAGCCAAGCGCCACCTGGGCGGAAACGTAAGGAAAGAGTAAAAACTCGAGAGAGCCATTTCGAAAAGGTAAAGAAGGTTCCAACTGTTCAAGAATACCTGGAGAGAAAAAGAGAGCTCTGTAATAAAAGATCAGGACAAAAGTATGATCAAAGAGATGGACAAGCTGAAGTAAGACATGGGGTTCTCGAAAATCCTTCAGTAGACATAAGTTTGGGTGGTTTACTAGCTAAACACCTAACAACCTCAAATCCtggtaaaatacattttaaacccAAAAATATTCAGTCTGAAGCCATTCATCACGACCAAAGAGGTCAGTCAAGAAGCAGTGGATCAATTGAGCCTTACCTCAAAAAACACAGAGGTTCTTCAGGTAGTCATGGAAAAAGATCATTGGTGAACCAAAATCTTGACCAAAATGTTCCTTCAAGTAAAGGTAAAATTTACTTGTCACCTTGCGATGGTTCTAGGCGAGCTTCGTGTGACGGCATAAGCCTGACCAAACTTCAAATTATCCGCTCTCCTGAAAAACTGGGATATTTCGATAGGAGAAAGTCTGTGGATAGTTCTGTGTCTAGTAAGACGTCAATGTCCGAGACCAACAACAAAGACTCCCCCAAGATGCTACAGTTCAAGTTATGTCCAGAATTTGTTAGTAGAAGTCCAACCACGCAGGAGAAAAAAGAGACAAAGACTGCTAAAGAGAAAAGTGTAGTAGAAGGTAATTGAaattattttttgggggtttgcTTTTGTATTTTCGTCAATGGTGGTTGGTTCTTGAACTGAGACCTCCTCCATTTAAGAAACGGTTCATTGGCCTGTATTAAAATGGgatatattgatgacttatccatccaaaataaactgatttttttcttatttctagGTATTAAAAGCAAAAAGGAAGCCTGGTGTAGTGGTGGTCCTGTGAAGAAGACCAGGATGGATGGCAGCTTGGACGATCACGGTGAGGATTCAAACGGCGTATATTCATCGTACCTTACCTATGGGAAACTATCGTTGGCCATAGTTTTTTGTCGAACTCTAATTGGCTTGTTTGGGCACCCTATGAATGTTATGTAGCTCGGCTTCTAGACTTCTGGAGTTGTTGGCTTCATAATAGACTGAttctaacccctttaaatagattaGACTAATAATTCATCTTTTACAAAATGTTGCATTTTAATGCAAAGTTGTATGAAGGTGCTTATGAGTTTCTGCACATGACTACTACCAAGCAGAATAACTTGGGCAAATGTCATGTAACCTTGTGTGTCATCCTTGGTTCCTGAATCCGTTTCTTGCTTCTTTCGCGCAGGTCGTCACAGTCCTTCTCAGTTAACTTCATCCTTCATGGCAACTCCGAAAAATTCTTCGCGGCCAGTGCAAGACTCGCAAACAACCTTCAATGCTTTTAAACAGAAGTATCACGAACAGAGAAGCAAAAGCCTTGACGGCAGCCTATGATGTCGACTTCCTGAAAACGCACTAAATTGTGGACCTTTTACGGTCTATACAGTATTAAGTTTTGGTGGatgttgggatttttttttttttttttttttacttggataTTCAGACTGTCTTActtgcactttttttccccaaaactttGTCTTATTGTGACTTCCCGGTTCATACTTCTGTGCGTTGACCAGCGGTGCTGATTTTGTTGCTGCTATTACTGTTATGATTGTAgttttcttcatctttttttttatacagtggaACAAGTTTTTCTACTATTATATTGTTTTTGCAGTTTGTTCTTTTTGTTATGtcctccaggtttttttttttttttttttttttttttctttatacattACTTGCGAATTT
Proteins encoded:
- the RESF1 gene encoding retroelement silencing factor 1, whose product is MDWNRRNSNGAVAHPNNLQYLPQSTSSTVPTMVSHATCAPPNSYSSAQAFVTNARNNHILKGLLGATTSEEILKLQRSALLKQPVPQATQVSPGQYNSSYNMMNNMQSTTSNQSGPNIQNPVVSNYQTQVYTNSLLHSLQLGQPVTMVQQQGQPMTMVQQQGQPMTMVQQQGQPMTMVQQQGQPMTMVQQQGQPVTMVQQQGQPVTMVQQQGQPVTMVQQQGQPVTMVQQQGQPVTMVQQQGQPVTMVQQQGQPVTMVQQQGQPVTMVQQQGQPVTMVQQQGQPVTMVQQQGQPVTMVQQQGQPVTMVQQQGQPVQCYGANGSLSIQQSQKNTPNSGYSHKRAYEQKTNNYPAKRQTYQQIQNPKQNHLNVMQNGNAGLYVASFKVVNDKNVPVSTSSYQNGQNIPSRMISSYQPMPHTNALQTQIDAQILQRQVLPTGFANNSSTGQMQTLYSQANPNATNINNAPTNQMLSNPSQKFVPQNVQQPVPSYTMPQEQHTTVAPPPAYSANVQPEQQRPNGREILRMLQVYRNVKQQYLQLNRENNLLRQKMLSSSQDNSGSCTLKPPLISTLPNCAFPTNETMGGQDPSQNLTMQNQAPSNLTNGVTLYDNSLNVDVRNMAQPGNSFSTQAYPTNNGDAPNQRSYNNFDCGQMSLEGSANSAGQAIGSESLQDMDPHKTSMASLQGNNQHSYISQDGSSVQNLAQRTTAHTENYNPDQTTISSHFYLSKLLTSSSREAIKATLSLWKTAPQGSAQNKSVYPEPKAKLDTVANGLDIQILDGMTSSSKNDPPPVSLTQKLEHSGLNVAIVSPLVKMKEMANERNQQPKVVPQGEDLANTGVGDLKENERLSELLKAIKSVNTASVAASTNKLPEVQYASNTASSLSSNIDQNSTEEVDENLQISGICTLVEGNSFYDSSIAMMFEGSLQAQTCTQLATDPKNESPRQCSQEEAVKNDVSQASVVSPTEKMVTVKSPPQGEIMACDNMKSDEHESSGYCLELQSEENLSSSEAFGSESNTVSDQLSELLTEFPFGIKNYMSENKVERSCVSLGKLEDKSETLKTSGSLSCDGGSDELIKDIKKECDMDISIEEMESLKTEVINQSLSKVSTPEVFTEEMTSDQIEEDGFEICESPDDSIQITLLTQDEIPKLFPEESDESNEQGEASPGESLTKESDEPVEDVPESSTKEGSDDEMASVSDKQLFCCLFSWLTHTNGNAPKCNCKLTELIKPEDLKNFSQLSSVVKTEPSPEDHDPPADSLESSSPVPCKTELEVESNEILPAAIKPPKLETEMEDKSGLGVTGCSQQEEIQAKLDLSEKNLESPQKDLTMNERIVQSKNHLEDPISKNSAHSFGYTSKVDGTRKSEKLIVKTDFLKNKHLLKMKKKYKELKNSRVDESVAKNSQNKKTTEVGESANIQNVQRIFEGKANNEAYKLPTSTAQQSDSVNKLKSYSGSEKSHSRSQAPPGRKRKERVKTRESHFEKVKKVPTVQEYLERKRELCNKRSGQKYDQRDGQAEVRHGVLENPSVDISLGGLLAKHLTTSNPGKIHFKPKNIQSEAIHHDQRGQSRSSGSIEPYLKKHRGSSGSHGKRSLVNQNLDQNVPSSKGKIYLSPCDGSRRASCDGISLTKLQIIRSPEKLGYFDRRKSVDSSVSSKTSMSETNNKDSPKMLQFKLCPEFVSRSPTTQEKKETKTAKEKSVVEGIKSKKEAWCSGGPVKKTRMDGSLDDHGRHSPSQLTSSFMATPKNSSRPVQDSQTTFNAFKQKYHEQRSKSLDGSL